One Salvelinus fontinalis isolate EN_2023a chromosome 11, ASM2944872v1, whole genome shotgun sequence DNA window includes the following coding sequences:
- the LOC129865922 gene encoding butyrophilin subfamily 1 member A1-like: protein MPPCVIEKDSSRALYTVMRLFILAAWCVSLSTATSDMFTCSVPEDPVSARLGHVATMPCWLTPSMNAEGLEVRWYRPKDFDNPVLLYSERKIQEASQQSQYVGRTSLGLREVTSVGLKGGDVTLKLVNVTLRDQGEYVCYVSSNQDYETASVFLNVTVMGSPPLLSAVRTDADSVNVSCVSHGWKPRPRLQWSDGRQTLKPEKLDYSSGAHGLVSAHSWVLSSPSSAPWVSCSLVLSEGEELEGRVDLRNLGSVPETSSGLQTAVIILALLLFLLLSVVFVGVLYKKRENKSTHVPNGDIETMRQAEDLVDIETMRQAGVDVTLDPKTAPPYLKVGSNGKVVRDSSDNVCPPGEHAYILGTHGFTSGSRAYWEVGLDKEKVGVKESWWVGLASGSVKRQGDVPTTPSNGFWFLSSDKEKGLRLNMTPDVSMSSYVQLCRANPRPQTLGVYLDYDQGELSFINVKDNKLIVTVGAMFTGEVFPLFNPGKGDKAPMTILDVSHYQTEPVQVSISEREGNVSPPVEEAETDALLATNQSRNHQTSESKDCVQMSVTQ, encoded by the exons ATGCCACCTTGCGTTATTGAAAAAGACAGCTCCAGGGCCCTGTATACA GTTATGAGGTTGTTCATATTGGCAGCttggtgtgtgtctctctccactgCCACTTCTG ACATGTTCACATGTTCGGTACCCGAGGATCCGGTCTCGGCGCGGTTGGGACATGTTGCCACCATGCCATGCTGGCTCACCCCTTCCATGAACGCAGAGGGCCTGGAGGTGCGTTGGTACCGGCCCAAAGATTTCGACAACCCGGTCTTGCTCTACAGCGAGAGAAAGATCCAGGAAGCCTCACAGCAGTCCCAATACGTGGGCCGCACCTCCCTAGGGCTCCGGGAGGTTACGTCAGTAGGGCTGAAGGGAGGGGATGTGACCTTGAAGCTGGTTAATGTCACTCTGAGAGACCAAGGGGAGTATGTGTGCTACGTCAGCAGTAACCAGGACTATGAGACTGCCAGTGTCTTTCTCAACGTAACTG TGATGggcagccctcctctcctctcagcagtcAGAACAGATGCTGACTCTGTGAATGTGAGCTGTGTTTCCCATGGATGGAAGCCAAGGCCCAGGCTACAGTGGTCAGATGGGAGGCAGACTCTGAAACCTGAGAAGCTGGACTACAGCAGTGGTGCCCATGGTCTGGTGTCTGCCCACAGCTgggtcctctcttccccctccagtGCTCCCTGGGTATCCTGTTCTCTGGTTCTGTCTGAAGGGGAGGAGTTGGAGGGAAGAGTGGACCTACGGAACCTTGGCTCTGTACCAG AGACTTCATCAGGACTGCAAACAGCTGTCATCATTTTAGCTCTGCTTCTGTTTCTGCTCCTGTCCGTTGTCTTCGTCGGTGTGCTCTACAAAAAGAGAG AAAACAAATCAACACATGTGCCTAATGGAG ATATAGAGACTATGAGACAAGCTGAAG ATTTAGTGGATATAGAGACTATGAGACAAGCTGGAg TGGATGTCACATTGGATCCCAAGACAGCTCCTCCTTATCTGAAAGTTGGTTCAAATGGTAAAGTTGTGAGAGACAGTTCAGATAATGTATGTCCTCCGGGTGAGCATGCTTATATACTTGGAACACATGGTTTTACCTCGGGCAGCCGTGCTTACTGGGAGGTGGGACTGGATAAGGAGAAGGTAGGCGTTAAAGAATCCTGGTGGGTTGGACTGGCAAGTGGGTCTGTTAAAAGACAAGGTGATGTACCAACCACACCTTCCAATGGTTTCTGGTTCCTGTCCTCAGACAAAGAGAAAGGCTTACGGCTTAATATGACCCCCGATGTATCTATGTCCAGCTATGTACAGCTGTGTCGTGCCAATCCTAGACCTCAGACACTAGGGGTGTATTTGGACTATGACCAAGGAGAACTCTCTTTTATCAATGTAAAAGACAATAAACTGATTGTCACCGTGGGAGCTATGTTCACAGGGGAGGTGTTTCCTCTTTTTAACCCAGGTAAAGGTGACAAAGCCCCTATGACGATATTAGATGTCAGCCACTATCAAACAGAACCTGTACAAGTGTCTATTTCTGAAAGAGAGGGTAATGTCTCTCCACCTGTTGAAGAGGCTGAGACTGATGCCCTTCTAGCTACTAACCAAAGTCGCAATCATCAGACTTCTGAATCCAAAGACTGTGTTCAAAtgtctgtaacacaatga